Proteins from a genomic interval of Neisseria arctica:
- a CDS encoding aromatic amino acid transaminase, with protein MFKHIDFYPGDPILGLVETYNQDPRAEKVNLGIGIYFDKNGNLPVLDSVRHAEEERAATARPRPYLPMEGLAEYRLAVQKLLFGNNCSALSENRIATIQTLGGSGALKIGADFLHRWFTTARAYVSNPTWDNHKSIFEGAGFEVGTYPYYDPVSGNVLFEEMLAFFESLPENSVLILHPCCHNPTGVDLSSNQWDKVLEVIQNRKLIPFMDIAYQGFGENLEDDAYAIRKAVVMGLPLFVSNSFSKNLSLYGERVGGLSVVCPSEEEAKLVFGQLKLGVRRVYSSPPAHGGYITARVMNDGELFSLWEKEVYAMRDRIRLMRRKLYEVLSAKIPEKDFSYFITQRGMFSYTGLNPAQVQRLQDEFAVYLVASGRMCVAGLNDNNIDYVANAFAIVLK; from the coding sequence ATGTTCAAACACATCGACTTCTATCCGGGCGATCCTATACTCGGCTTGGTTGAAACTTATAATCAGGATCCGCGGGCCGAAAAAGTAAATCTCGGCATTGGTATTTATTTTGATAAAAACGGTAATTTGCCGGTTTTGGACTCTGTCCGCCACGCAGAAGAAGAGCGTGCCGCCACTGCACGTCCCCGTCCCTACCTTCCTATGGAAGGCCTTGCAGAATACCGCTTAGCCGTACAAAAACTATTATTCGGCAACAATTGTAGTGCCCTATCCGAAAACCGAATTGCCACTATCCAGACCCTTGGCGGCTCGGGCGCACTTAAAATCGGTGCCGATTTTTTACACCGCTGGTTTACTACTGCCCGCGCATATGTAAGTAATCCGACGTGGGACAACCATAAAAGTATCTTTGAAGGTGCAGGCTTTGAAGTCGGTACTTACCCTTATTATGATCCGGTAAGCGGCAATGTGCTATTTGAAGAAATGTTGGCTTTTTTTGAGAGCCTGCCGGAAAACAGCGTATTGATTCTGCATCCGTGTTGTCACAACCCGACCGGTGTCGACCTCAGCAGCAATCAATGGGATAAAGTTTTAGAAGTTATACAAAACCGCAAACTGATTCCTTTTATGGATATCGCCTATCAAGGATTTGGCGAAAACTTAGAAGACGACGCCTATGCCATCCGTAAAGCCGTCGTCATGGGATTACCGCTGTTTGTCAGCAATTCTTTTTCCAAGAACCTTTCTTTATACGGCGAACGTGTCGGCGGCTTGTCTGTTGTCTGCCCGAGCGAAGAAGAAGCCAAACTTGTGTTCGGCCAACTCAAACTGGGCGTGCGCCGCGTTTATTCCAGCCCACCGGCGCACGGCGGCTACATTACCGCGCGTGTCATGAATGACGGGGAGCTGTTTTCCCTCTGGGAAAAAGAAGTTTATGCCATGCGCGACCGTATCCGGCTGATGCGCCGCAAACTGTATGAAGTATTAAGTGCTAAAATCCCTGAAAAAGATTTCAGTTATTTTATAACCCAACGCGGTATGTTCAGCTATACCGGCCTCAACCCGGCACAAGTACAGCGCCTACAAGACGAATTTGCCGTCTATCTGGTTGCCTCCGGCCGTATGTGCGTTGCCGGATTAAACGACAACAATATTGATTATGTTGCCAATGCATTTGCCATAGTATTGAAATAA
- a CDS encoding nucleobase:cation symporter-2 family protein, translating into MAMPPKMAESPDLVYRLEDKPPFMNALLSAITHLLAIFVPMITPALIVGGALQLPVEMTAYLVSMSMVASGIGTYLQVNRLGPVGSGMLSIQSVNFSFVTVMIALGVGMKEGGLDENAMISTLLGVSFVGAFLVCFSAWLLPYLKKVITPTVSGVVVMLIGLSLVHVGITDFGGGFGAKSDGTFGSLENLGLASLVLLIVLLFNCMKNPLLRMSGIAVGLIVGYIVALFMGKVDFSPLQDLPLITVPVPFKYGFAFDWHAFIVAGAIYLLSVFEAVGDLTATAMVSDQPIEGEEYTARLKGGVMADGLVSVIATALGSLPLTTFAQNNGVIQMTGVASRHVGKYIAVILVLLGLFPVIGRAFTTIPSPVLGGAMVLMFGLIAIAGVRILVSNGIRRREAVIAATSVGLGLGVAFEPEVFKNLPVLFQNSISAGGIMAVILNLVLPEDKSGGTVYVSGDLE; encoded by the coding sequence ATGGCAATGCCCCCGAAAATGGCTGAAAGCCCCGATTTGGTTTACCGTTTGGAAGACAAACCTCCGTTTATGAATGCGCTTTTAAGTGCCATCACCCATTTATTGGCTATTTTCGTACCGATGATTACGCCGGCTTTAATTGTGGGCGGAGCTTTACAGCTTCCGGTGGAGATGACTGCTTATTTGGTATCGATGTCGATGGTAGCTTCGGGTATCGGTACTTATCTTCAGGTAAACCGCCTCGGCCCGGTTGGTTCGGGAATGTTGTCGATTCAATCTGTTAACTTTTCTTTTGTTACCGTGATGATTGCGCTTGGCGTGGGGATGAAAGAGGGCGGTTTGGATGAGAACGCCATGATTTCTACACTCTTGGGCGTATCTTTTGTCGGGGCGTTTCTGGTTTGCTTTTCGGCTTGGCTGCTGCCTTATTTAAAAAAGGTCATCACGCCAACGGTTAGCGGCGTAGTAGTGATGTTGATCGGTTTAAGCTTGGTGCATGTGGGTATTACTGATTTTGGCGGAGGTTTCGGCGCTAAGAGTGACGGTACATTCGGTTCGCTGGAAAATTTGGGCTTGGCTTCGCTGGTATTGTTGATCGTTTTGTTGTTCAACTGTATGAAGAATCCGCTTTTGCGCATGAGCGGTATTGCTGTGGGTTTGATTGTCGGCTATATCGTAGCTTTGTTTATGGGTAAGGTGGATTTTTCACCTTTACAAGATCTCCCTCTGATTACCGTGCCGGTACCATTTAAGTATGGTTTCGCTTTCGATTGGCATGCATTTATCGTGGCAGGGGCGATTTATTTGTTGAGTGTGTTTGAGGCGGTGGGTGATTTGACCGCAACGGCGATGGTTTCTGACCAACCTATCGAAGGTGAGGAATATACTGCCCGTTTGAAAGGTGGCGTAATGGCGGATGGTTTGGTGTCAGTGATTGCGACTGCGCTGGGTTCGCTGCCGTTGACTACATTCGCCCAGAATAATGGTGTTATCCAAATGACCGGTGTGGCTTCTCGTCATGTGGGTAAATATATTGCTGTAATTTTGGTATTGTTAGGTCTCTTTCCCGTAATTGGCCGGGCGTTTACGACTATTCCCAGCCCGGTTCTCGGTGGCGCAATGGTTTTGATGTTTGGTCTGATCGCGATTGCCGGCGTGCGTATTTTGGTTAGCAACGGTATCCGCCGCCGTGAAGCAGTGATTGCGGCAACATCAGTTGGATTGGGTTTGGGCGTAGCTTTTGAGCCTGAGGTATTTAAAAATCTGCCGGTATTGTTCCAAAATTCGATTTCTGCCGGCGGTATTATGGCAGTGATTTTGAATTTGGTTTTGCCTGAGGACAAGAGTGGCGGTACGGTTTATGTAAGCGGTGATTTGGAATAA
- the dapA gene encoding 4-hydroxy-tetrahydrodipicolinate synthase, which translates to MLKGSLVALITPMNQDGSVNFEQLNSLIDWHIESGTDGIVAVGTTGESATLAVDEHLAVIEATVKHVNKRIPVIAGTGANNTREAIELSQAAERLGADYTLSVVPYYNKPSQEGIYRHFKAVAEATSIPMIIYNVPGRTVVNMTNETILRLAEIPNIVGIKEASGDIGREIDLINRVPEGFAVYSGDDPTGMAFMFCGGHGVITVAANVAPKLFADMCRESLAGNIETARKLNGQLIPVYDVMFCEPSPAAPKWAVSQLGKCNAHVRLPIIELSAEGQTKVRDALVAAKLI; encoded by the coding sequence ATGTTAAAAGGTAGTCTGGTCGCCCTGATCACGCCGATGAATCAAGACGGCAGCGTGAATTTCGAGCAACTCAATTCTTTAATCGACTGGCACATTGAAAGCGGCACCGATGGTATCGTTGCCGTGGGCACTACCGGCGAAAGCGCCACTTTGGCTGTAGACGAACATCTGGCGGTTATCGAAGCCACCGTAAAACACGTTAATAAGCGTATACCCGTTATTGCCGGCACCGGCGCCAACAATACCCGCGAAGCGATTGAGCTTTCACAAGCTGCGGAGCGCTTGGGGGCGGACTACACTTTATCTGTCGTCCCCTATTACAACAAACCTTCCCAAGAAGGAATTTACCGCCATTTCAAAGCTGTTGCCGAAGCTACCTCTATCCCGATGATTATTTATAATGTTCCGGGACGTACCGTTGTCAACATGACGAACGAAACCATTTTGCGTTTGGCCGAAATTCCCAATATTGTCGGCATTAAAGAAGCCAGCGGCGACATTGGCCGTGAAATCGACCTCATCAACCGCGTACCGGAAGGATTTGCCGTTTATTCGGGTGACGACCCTACCGGCATGGCTTTCATGTTCTGCGGCGGCCATGGTGTCATTACCGTAGCGGCCAACGTTGCCCCCAAACTCTTTGCCGACATGTGCCGGGAATCGTTAGCAGGCAATATTGAGACTGCGCGCAAACTCAACGGACAGCTTATTCCCGTTTACGACGTTATGTTTTGCGAACCCAGCCCCGCTGCCCCCAAATGGGCGGTGTCACAATTGGGAAAATGCAATGCACATGTCCGCCTGCCGATTATTGAGCTTTCGGCAGAAGGCCAAACCAAAGTTCGTGACGCGCTTGTTGCAGCCAAATTGATTTAA
- the bamC gene encoding outer membrane protein assembly factor BamC, which translates to MKTALKPVVIAAAVLSMAGCAGSKDKLPALDYQTQNRKIVNLEVPPDLTNPNQGNIYQLPAGSGAVRASDLNRTNTQQTAGSQTVLQDVKGVHLERDGSQRWLVVDGKSPAEIWPLLKVFWQENGFDIRSEEPAIGQMETEWAQNRAKIPQDRLRSLFEKVGLGGIYSTSERDKFIIRMEQGRNGTTDIFFSHRGMQEVYGDKNKDTTIWQPRPNDPNLEAAFLARFMQYLGADAQQVEKELGKADTPAKRNGTAELAKLEGNTVLLSGSQERNWRRTALALDRIGLTVVGQNLSRHAYLVQAAPQESDAVANKKPGLFKRLLGKGKTTEPKAAAPELIVYAEPVDGGTRLSLLNKDGSVYQGNDAGTWISRLYTELR; encoded by the coding sequence ATGAAAACTGCTCTGAAACCTGTTGTTATCGCAGCCGCCGTATTAAGTATGGCGGGTTGTGCCGGCAGCAAAGACAAACTGCCTGCTTTAGATTACCAAACCCAAAACCGCAAGATCGTTAATCTAGAAGTTCCACCCGATCTGACCAATCCCAACCAAGGCAATATTTACCAACTGCCTGCCGGTTCCGGTGCCGTTCGTGCAAGTGACCTAAATCGTACGAATACCCAGCAAACAGCCGGAAGCCAAACCGTATTGCAAGATGTAAAAGGCGTTCATTTGGAACGGGACGGCAGCCAACGCTGGTTAGTGGTAGACGGTAAATCACCCGCCGAAATTTGGCCTTTGCTGAAAGTATTTTGGCAGGAAAACGGCTTCGACATCCGTTCGGAAGAACCCGCTATCGGGCAAATGGAAACGGAATGGGCCCAAAACCGTGCCAAAATCCCACAAGACCGCCTACGCAGCCTATTTGAAAAAGTCGGCCTCGGCGGCATCTACTCGACCAGTGAGCGTGATAAATTCATTATCCGCATGGAACAAGGCCGCAACGGCACAACCGATATCTTCTTCAGCCACCGCGGTATGCAAGAAGTTTATGGTGACAAAAACAAAGACACCACCATATGGCAGCCCCGCCCCAATGACCCGAATCTCGAAGCAGCTTTCCTAGCCCGCTTCATGCAATATTTAGGAGCAGACGCTCAGCAGGTTGAAAAAGAATTGGGCAAAGCCGACACTCCGGCCAAACGCAACGGCACTGCCGAACTGGCAAAACTCGAAGGCAATACCGTATTGCTTTCCGGTTCGCAAGAGCGCAATTGGCGACGCACCGCACTGGCTCTTGACCGTATCGGCCTGACCGTTGTCGGCCAAAATCTTTCAAGACACGCTTACTTGGTACAAGCCGCACCTCAGGAAAGCGACGCTGTAGCTAATAAAAAACCCGGCTTGTTCAAACGCCTGTTAGGTAAGGGTAAAACTACCGAACCTAAAGCGGCAGCTCCCGAACTGATCGTTTACGCCGAACCTGTTGACGGTGGCACCCGCTTAAGCCTACTCAATAAGGACGGTAGCGTTTATCAAGGCAATGATGCAGGTACTTGGATCAGCCGCCTGTATACCGAATTGCGCTAA
- a CDS encoding NGO_0222 family membrane protein, translating to MKARKTYLIGIAFFTGLFMALMLLGSYLLSIESKQFAVASFLFAFGAVFGQIACLALYIRQKAMLQAIAAQRAQEYKNAE from the coding sequence ATGAAAGCACGTAAAACCTATTTAATCGGTATCGCCTTCTTTACCGGCCTCTTCATGGCATTGATGCTACTGGGCAGCTATCTGCTTTCCATCGAAAGCAAGCAATTTGCCGTAGCCAGCTTTTTATTTGCATTCGGCGCCGTATTCGGACAAATTGCCTGTTTGGCTCTTTATATCCGCCAAAAAGCCATGCTGCAAGCTATCGCAGCACAACGTGCGCAGGAGTATAAAAATGCTGAATAA
- the rdgB gene encoding RdgB/HAM1 family non-canonical purine NTP pyrophosphatase, which translates to MLNKIILASGNPGKLKEFSRWFAERSIDILPQSEFNVPECPEPYGTFIENALAKARHASRHSGLPALADDSGICANALNGAPGVYSARFAGDNPKSDAANNLKLSTELAGKEDQSCYYVCVLVLVRHEHDPQPIIAEGIWRGTWQTEAKGENGFGYDPHFYLPEQGCTAAELTPKLKNQISHRGLALQELKKKIDLLYPSAKAV; encoded by the coding sequence ATGCTGAATAAAATTATATTGGCAAGTGGTAACCCTGGAAAATTAAAAGAATTTTCCCGCTGGTTTGCCGAACGTTCGATTGACATTCTTCCGCAATCCGAATTCAACGTCCCCGAATGTCCCGAACCATACGGAACATTCATAGAAAATGCATTAGCCAAAGCCCGCCATGCCAGCCGCCACAGCGGCCTGCCAGCCCTGGCAGACGACAGCGGTATTTGCGCTAATGCCCTAAACGGCGCCCCCGGTGTCTACTCAGCACGTTTTGCCGGAGATAATCCTAAATCCGATGCGGCCAATAATCTCAAACTTAGCACGGAACTTGCCGGTAAAGAGGATCAAAGCTGCTATTACGTTTGTGTTTTAGTATTGGTTCGACACGAACACGATCCCCAACCCATTATTGCCGAAGGTATTTGGCGCGGCACTTGGCAAACAGAAGCGAAAGGTGAAAACGGCTTCGGTTACGACCCACATTTTTATTTACCGGAGCAAGGCTGTACGGCTGCCGAACTTACGCCCAAACTTAAAAACCAAATCAGCCACCGCGGCCTGGCATTACAAGAATTAAAAAAGAAAATCGACCTGCTCTACCCTTCTGCCAAGGCCGTCTGA
- the hemW gene encoding radical SAM family heme chaperone HemW, with amino-acid sequence MIPVSFNTPGQLSTLPPLSLYIHIPWCIRKCPYCDFNSHQAKAGLNENSYIDALLTDLQTELPNIWGRPVETIFIGGGTPSIFQAASIDRLLSGIRALVKLQPQAEITLEANPGTFEREKFQGFKDAGITRLSIGVQSFNDSALTAIGRIHNSREALTAIETALQLFDKVNIDLMYALPSQTVQAALNDIETAIATGVRHISAYHLTMEPNTPFGHTPPPELPADEAAQDIEDAVHDRLAEAGFIHYETSAFAHSGYQCRHNLNYWQFGDYIGIGAGAHGKISYPTHIERTVRRRHPKDYQTAMENNPADAIERRTIAKEDLAFEFMMNALRLSEGVPASWLQERTGISPAQISTQIRAAQTKGLLDTDPLYFRPTEQGKRFLNDLLQYFL; translated from the coding sequence ATGATACCAGTCAGCTTTAACACACCCGGCCAACTCAGCACCCTGCCACCACTATCACTTTACATTCATATTCCTTGGTGTATACGCAAATGTCCATATTGTGATTTCAATTCGCATCAGGCAAAAGCGGGCTTGAATGAAAACAGCTATATTGATGCCCTCCTAACCGACTTACAAACCGAGTTACCTAATATTTGGGGACGCCCAGTGGAAACCATATTTATCGGCGGCGGCACACCAAGCATATTTCAAGCTGCTTCTATTGATCGCCTTCTCAGCGGTATCCGCGCTCTGGTGAAATTACAGCCACAAGCCGAAATTACTTTGGAAGCCAACCCCGGCACCTTTGAGCGGGAAAAGTTCCAAGGCTTTAAAGATGCAGGTATCACGCGGCTTTCAATCGGCGTACAAAGTTTTAATGATAGTGCTCTTACTGCGATAGGCCGCATCCACAACAGCCGCGAAGCTCTCACTGCCATCGAGACGGCTCTTCAACTATTCGATAAAGTCAATATCGATTTAATGTACGCCTTACCCTCTCAAACCGTTCAAGCGGCCCTAAACGACATAGAAACCGCTATTGCGACAGGTGTTCGGCACATCAGCGCGTACCATCTCACAATGGAGCCCAATACACCCTTCGGCCATACTCCGCCTCCTGAGCTGCCGGCAGATGAAGCTGCACAGGATATTGAAGATGCCGTACACGACAGGTTAGCAGAAGCAGGATTCATTCACTATGAAACCTCCGCATTCGCCCACTCCGGCTACCAATGCCGCCACAATCTCAATTATTGGCAGTTTGGAGACTACATCGGCATTGGAGCAGGCGCACACGGTAAAATTTCCTATCCGACCCATATTGAGCGTACCGTTCGACGACGTCATCCGAAAGATTATCAGACGGCAATGGAAAATAACCCTGCGGACGCCATTGAGCGCCGCACCATTGCCAAAGAAGATTTGGCATTTGAATTTATGATGAATGCCCTACGTTTGAGCGAGGGTGTGCCTGCCTCTTGGCTGCAAGAGCGTACCGGTATTTCTCCGGCGCAAATCAGTACGCAAATTCGGGCCGCACAAACCAAAGGCTTGTTGGATACCGACCCTCTTTACTTTCGCCCCACTGAGCAAGGTAAACGTTTTTTAAATGATTTACTGCAATATTTTCTATAA
- a CDS encoding RidA family protein: MSKTIIHTDKAPAAIGAYSQAVRAGNTVYMSGQIPLDPTTMTVVGEGDFRAETHQVFKNLQAVAEAAGGSLKDIVKVNAYLTDLGNFAIFNEVMAEYFAQPFPARAAVGVASLPKGVQVEAEAVLVLNL, encoded by the coding sequence ATGAGTAAAACCATCATCCATACCGACAAAGCACCCGCAGCCATCGGTGCATATTCACAAGCTGTACGTGCCGGCAATACCGTTTATATGAGCGGACAAATTCCGCTTGATCCAACCACTATGACCGTAGTTGGTGAGGGCGACTTCCGCGCCGAAACCCATCAAGTGTTTAAAAACCTGCAAGCCGTAGCAGAAGCTGCTGGCGGTTCGTTGAAGGATATTGTAAAAGTTAACGCCTATCTCACCGATTTGGGTAATTTTGCTATTTTCAACGAAGTAATGGCGGAATACTTTGCCCAACCATTCCCCGCACGTGCCGCAGTAGGCGTAGCCAGCCTGCCAAAAGGCGTACAAGTAGAAGCAGAAGCTGTTTTGGTATTGAATTTGTAA
- a CDS encoding symmetrical bis(5'-nucleosyl)-tetraphosphatase, producing MAHYAIGDLQGCYDELETLLAKIGFNHGSDTLWLTGDIVNRGPKSLECLQFAKRHESSVRTVLGNHDLHLLAVSYGYGKIKRGDTIEPILKHPARRQLLDWLHQQPLLITDNNYLLVHAGLLPQWSVADAIALAAEVENELRSPNPSAYFAEMYGNKPRSWNPKLSEAERLRMITNVMTRMRAISYNNELDYDFKGNPADMPAGLRAWFEAPDRRHLSHTIIFGHWSALGYLDACRVISLDTGALWGGALTAVDLNTRRIQQVDSIDDINWKK from the coding sequence ATGGCACATTATGCAATCGGCGACTTACAAGGTTGCTATGACGAACTAGAAACCCTACTGGCCAAAATCGGATTCAATCACGGCAGCGATACCCTTTGGCTTACCGGGGACATCGTTAACCGTGGTCCTAAATCCTTAGAGTGTTTGCAATTTGCCAAACGGCACGAAAGCAGCGTACGCACCGTATTAGGTAACCACGATTTGCATCTGCTAGCCGTATCATACGGTTATGGCAAAATTAAGCGCGGCGATACAATAGAACCTATCCTGAAACACCCCGCTCGCCGTCAGTTACTCGATTGGCTACATCAACAACCTCTCTTAATTACCGATAACAATTATCTATTGGTTCACGCAGGATTATTGCCTCAATGGAGTGTTGCTGATGCTATAGCACTGGCAGCCGAAGTCGAAAACGAATTACGCAGTCCCAACCCCTCCGCCTATTTTGCCGAGATGTATGGCAATAAGCCACGAAGCTGGAATCCGAAACTAAGCGAAGCAGAACGTCTGCGCATGATTACCAATGTAATGACACGAATGCGCGCAATCAGCTACAACAACGAGCTTGATTATGATTTTAAAGGCAATCCTGCCGACATGCCTGCCGGCTTACGCGCCTGGTTTGAAGCACCTGATCGCCGTCATTTAAGCCACACTATCATTTTCGGCCATTGGTCTGCATTAGGCTATTTAGATGCTTGCCGCGTGATTTCTCTGGATACAGGCGCCCTATGGGGAGGCGCGCTTACAGCCGTAGATTTGAATACCCGTAGAATCCAACAGGTTGATTCTATAGATGATATCAACTGGAAAAAATAA
- a CDS encoding NAD(P)H-dependent flavin oxidoreductase — MQHSFKPLVIRGKSLIPIVQGGMGVGVSASSLSSAVARENGVGTIASVDLRHLHDDLLIESKINPTEEKYDKLNRIALDREIKKAKAESQGRGMIAVNVMKAVKDHQALVRQACESGADAIVMGAGLPLDLPEMTEGYRNIALLPILSESRGINIVLRRWMKKGVLPDAIVIEHPAHAAGHLGAMTVDGVNDEKFEFKRVIEETFEVFKNLGLESEKIPLVLAGGMANFQKIQTALKEWGASAVQIGTAFAVTQEGDAHINFKKTLAGAETEQVVEFMSVAGLPARGVKTKFLESYMKRESILQANAKADPRRCTQGINCLSVCGLRDGLEKVGQFCIDLKLAAAWRGEVDKGLFFRGKDPLPFGNAIKSVQETIHYLLTGQHAIQS, encoded by the coding sequence ATGCAACATTCTTTTAAACCATTGGTTATCCGTGGGAAAAGTCTGATTCCTATCGTACAGGGCGGAATGGGCGTAGGCGTTTCTGCCTCCAGCTTATCCAGCGCCGTAGCTCGTGAAAACGGTGTGGGAACCATCGCCAGCGTAGACTTACGCCATCTGCATGATGATTTGCTGATCGAATCCAAAATTAATCCCACCGAAGAAAAATACGACAAACTTAACCGTATCGCACTTGATCGCGAAATAAAAAAGGCCAAAGCAGAATCACAAGGCCGCGGCATGATTGCCGTCAACGTTATGAAAGCTGTTAAAGATCATCAAGCCTTAGTGCGCCAAGCGTGTGAGTCCGGAGCAGATGCCATTGTTATGGGAGCGGGCCTGCCGCTAGATCTTCCGGAGATGACCGAAGGCTATAGAAATATTGCCTTATTACCTATTCTTTCAGAATCACGCGGTATCAATATTGTTTTGAGGCGCTGGATGAAAAAAGGGGTTTTACCTGACGCTATTGTTATAGAACATCCTGCACATGCGGCCGGCCACTTAGGCGCAATGACGGTTGACGGCGTAAATGATGAAAAGTTTGAATTCAAACGGGTTATCGAAGAAACCTTTGAGGTTTTTAAAAACCTCGGCTTGGAAAGCGAAAAAATCCCGCTCGTTTTAGCAGGTGGTATGGCTAACTTCCAAAAAATCCAAACTGCTCTGAAAGAATGGGGTGCGTCGGCAGTACAAATCGGCACAGCTTTTGCCGTAACTCAAGAAGGTGATGCCCATATTAATTTTAAAAAAACCTTAGCAGGAGCTGAAACAGAACAAGTAGTTGAATTCATGTCTGTAGCTGGCTTGCCTGCCCGTGGCGTAAAAACTAAATTTCTCGAAAGCTACATGAAGCGCGAAAGCATTTTACAAGCCAATGCAAAAGCTGATCCCCGCCGCTGTACACAAGGTATTAACTGCCTTTCCGTATGCGGTTTACGAGATGGACTTGAAAAAGTCGGACAATTTTGTATCGACCTCAAATTGGCTGCAGCTTGGCGCGGTGAAGTTGATAAAGGCCTATTCTTCCGAGGCAAAGATCCCTTACCATTCGGCAATGCTATTAAAAGTGTACAAGAAACTATTCACTACCTACTTACTGGGCAGCATGCCATACAGAGCTAA
- a CDS encoding HlyD family type I secretion periplasmic adaptor subunit, which translates to MSSENNVKSKDLPLINDLNAALQKEKHSGQFWVIILFFVFLVVFVIWAYNSPIEEVTRGQGNVIPSSREQVIQSIDPGVITEMRVREGDIVEKDQIILKLDDTRSSAIFRESEAKVQNLEAMVARLKAEAYGAELTFPKGISEELKQREQAAFVARRRAVVDAIKGLSTSKAALDREISITAPMVAQGVVSEVELLRMQRESSDLALQIDERRNRYMADANNELVQAESELAQAKENMAMRADPVDRSLIRAPMRGIVKDIKINTVGGVVNVGQDILTIVPLDDKLLVEAYIRPQDVAFISPGLPAVVKISAYDYAIYGGLEGKVTLISPDTMSSSNQPQANDMKLDPNQVYYRILVQTDTNSLKDKNGKDMPIIPGMVATVDVKTGEKTVFQYLIKPITRMKQALRER; encoded by the coding sequence ATGAGCAGTGAAAACAATGTCAAATCAAAAGATCTTCCGTTGATTAATGATTTGAATGCCGCTTTGCAAAAAGAAAAGCATAGTGGTCAGTTTTGGGTCATTATTCTATTTTTTGTTTTTTTAGTGGTCTTTGTCATTTGGGCTTACAATAGTCCGATTGAGGAGGTCACTCGAGGCCAGGGTAATGTGATTCCCAGCAGCCGCGAGCAGGTAATACAGAGTATTGATCCTGGCGTGATTACTGAGATGCGGGTAAGAGAAGGCGATATTGTTGAAAAAGATCAAATTATTTTAAAACTTGATGATACGCGCAGTTCGGCTATTTTTCGTGAAAGTGAAGCCAAGGTGCAGAACCTGGAAGCTATGGTAGCCCGCTTAAAAGCCGAAGCCTATGGTGCTGAGTTAACTTTTCCGAAGGGAATCAGTGAAGAGTTGAAACAAAGGGAGCAGGCGGCTTTTGTGGCTCGTCGTCGTGCAGTAGTTGATGCCATCAAGGGATTAAGCACCAGCAAGGCAGCTTTGGATCGTGAAATTAGTATTACGGCCCCTATGGTGGCACAAGGTGTTGTATCTGAAGTTGAATTATTGCGTATGCAGCGAGAGTCCAGTGATTTGGCATTACAAATAGATGAGCGCCGTAATCGTTATATGGCTGATGCGAATAATGAGTTGGTGCAGGCAGAATCCGAATTGGCTCAAGCTAAAGAAAATATGGCAATGCGGGCAGATCCGGTGGATCGCTCTCTTATACGCGCACCGATGCGAGGAATCGTAAAAGATATTAAAATCAATACTGTAGGTGGTGTGGTGAATGTGGGGCAAGATATTCTCACAATCGTACCACTTGATGATAAATTATTAGTTGAAGCTTATATCCGTCCTCAAGATGTGGCGTTTATTAGTCCCGGACTTCCGGCAGTAGTTAAAATCAGCGCATATGATTATGCGATTTATGGTGGTTTGGAGGGTAAAGTAACTTTAATCAGCCCGGATACTATGAGCAGTTCCAATCAGCCGCAAGCAAATGATATGAAGCTGGATCCGAACCAAGTTTATTATCGAATCCTCGTGCAAACCGACACCAATAGTTTGAAAGATAAAAACGGAAAAGATATGCCGATTATTCCGGGTATGGTTGCTACAGTAGATGTAAAGACAGGCGAAAAAACTGTATTCCAATACTTGATCAAGCCGATTACCCGTATGAAACAAGCTTTACGTGAACGTTAA